A single genomic interval of Siphonobacter curvatus harbors:
- the treZ gene encoding malto-oligosyltrehalose trehalohydrolase → MKRIGSDYQGNNQCTFRVWAPEKERMVLDIVLPQPQRIEMQPEAEGYFYVEVSDLPPGSQYFFRPDDQQSYPDPGSRFQPQGVHGPSEVVDPAAYAWQDAAWRGIPLPEAVIYELHVGTFTPEGTFEAIIPRLTELADMGINALEIMPIAQFPGRRNWGYDGVFPYAAQNSYGGPEGLKKLVDACHVAGIAVYLDVVYNHLGPEGNYLSEYGPYFTEKYCTPWGNALNFDGAYSDGVRDFFVGNALYWIEDFHIDGLRFDAIHTVFDQGALNLWAYLYSKVHQLELKLGRTITLIAESDLNSPHILKKPEAGGFGFTAQWLDDFHHSFYAVLDEKEGKKRYGDFGRMDQIAKAYTDGFVHSGEYVSFRKRKYGASSAGIPGDQFIAFLDNHDQAGNRLLGERLSSLIDTERLKVAAAALLLAPYVPMLFMGEEYAERAPFLYFIHHSEPELIKMVQEGRKEDFKSFSEDQAHVDPQDEQTFRDSILHWEERTQGRHELIRQWYKTLIGMRREIPLLQNYCKNDVRVHVIDESGYVLFRQNDSGQEHLMAVFNLSTQDISYTVPPLEHTWKKILDSKEANWLEDSQASPAIDHVYDKTLLTVSPWSVTVYQSQPERV, encoded by the coding sequence ATGAAAAGAATTGGTTCTGATTATCAAGGCAACAATCAATGTACATTTAGGGTATGGGCTCCCGAAAAGGAACGCATGGTCTTGGACATAGTCCTCCCTCAGCCCCAAAGGATCGAGATGCAACCGGAAGCCGAGGGGTATTTTTACGTAGAAGTATCCGACTTGCCGCCCGGTTCACAGTATTTTTTTCGCCCTGACGATCAGCAGTCCTACCCTGATCCGGGTTCTCGCTTTCAGCCCCAGGGTGTACACGGGCCTTCCGAGGTAGTTGATCCCGCCGCCTACGCCTGGCAGGATGCTGCCTGGCGGGGTATTCCCTTACCCGAAGCGGTAATCTACGAATTGCACGTGGGTACGTTTACCCCGGAAGGCACTTTCGAAGCCATCATTCCCCGGCTTACTGAGCTGGCGGATATGGGTATTAATGCGTTGGAAATCATGCCGATTGCTCAATTTCCCGGTCGTCGGAACTGGGGCTATGACGGCGTATTTCCCTACGCAGCCCAAAACTCGTATGGCGGTCCCGAAGGGCTAAAGAAACTCGTGGATGCCTGTCATGTCGCGGGCATTGCCGTGTATCTGGATGTCGTCTATAATCACTTGGGCCCCGAGGGAAATTACCTGTCGGAATATGGTCCCTATTTCACGGAAAAGTACTGTACACCCTGGGGCAATGCCCTGAATTTTGACGGAGCCTATTCGGATGGTGTACGGGATTTCTTCGTAGGCAACGCCTTGTACTGGATCGAAGATTTTCACATCGATGGGCTTCGCTTTGATGCCATTCACACGGTGTTTGACCAGGGGGCCCTTAACCTCTGGGCTTACCTGTACAGTAAAGTGCATCAGCTGGAATTGAAGCTGGGACGTACGATTACGCTGATTGCCGAAAGCGATCTGAACAGTCCCCACATTCTCAAAAAACCGGAAGCGGGTGGCTTTGGCTTTACGGCTCAGTGGCTGGATGATTTCCATCACTCCTTCTACGCCGTTCTGGATGAAAAAGAAGGCAAGAAACGTTACGGGGATTTTGGCCGGATGGATCAGATTGCCAAAGCCTATACCGACGGCTTTGTGCACAGCGGGGAATATGTCAGTTTCCGCAAGCGTAAGTACGGGGCCTCTTCAGCCGGTATCCCGGGCGATCAGTTTATTGCTTTTCTGGATAATCACGATCAGGCGGGCAATCGGCTGTTGGGCGAGCGGCTTTCCTCACTCATTGACACCGAGCGTCTGAAGGTAGCGGCGGCAGCCCTCTTGCTAGCCCCGTACGTTCCCATGTTGTTTATGGGTGAAGAGTACGCCGAGCGGGCTCCTTTCCTATACTTCATTCATCACTCCGAGCCGGAGTTAATCAAAATGGTGCAGGAGGGCCGTAAAGAAGACTTCAAATCGTTCAGCGAAGATCAGGCCCATGTGGACCCGCAGGACGAACAAACGTTCCGTGATTCAATTTTGCACTGGGAAGAACGTACACAGGGCAGACACGAGCTCATTCGACAATGGTATAAAACCCTGATCGGGATGCGACGGGAAATTCCCTTGCTTCAGAACTACTGCAAAAATGACGTACGGGTACACGTCATCGATGAATCCGGTTATGTACTCTTTCGACAGAACGATTCCGGCCAGGAACACCTGATGGCCGTTTTCAATCTGTCCACTCAGGATATTTCCTATACCGTACCGCCTCTGGAACATACCTGGAAGAAAATTCTGGATTCCAAGGAAGCCAACTGGCTGGAAGACAGTCAGGCAAGCCCTGCCATAGATCACGTATATGACAAGACGTTACTTACGGTATCTCCTTGGAGTGTGACCGTCTATCAAAGCCAACCCGAGCGAGTGTAA